From the Musa acuminata AAA Group cultivar baxijiao chromosome BXJ3-1, Cavendish_Baxijiao_AAA, whole genome shotgun sequence genome, the window CCCACCGATTCAAAGTCGAGCCTCACCCTTGATTTTGATGTATGTGAATTTTCCGAAGAAAGTTCCGAATACGAGACTGCTCTTTCTAAACCCAAGCACCTTCTTCCCATCTTCTTGTGTCAATTCCGAGCTCATCAAGCTGGTGTCAAATGTGATGCCCTCTACCAAAGAAAAGTCGGAGATGTTAATGCCCGACTCCCACCGATTAAAAGTCAAGTCTCCCTTGATTTTGATGTATGTGAATTTTCCGAAGAAAGTTCCAAATACGAGACTGCTCTTTCCAAAACCAAGCACCTTCTTCCCATCTTCTTGTGTCAATTCCGAGCTCATCAAGCTGGTGTCAAATGTGATGCCCTCTAACTTGTgttggaggggggggggggggggtttcggtgGACTCTCGGCACCCTTCTTTGTTTATTTTGCTGGCAAGTCTTTGCTTGTTGGATTCATTTACAGTTACATGTAAGTTCTTTGTGCAAAACTAGCATTAGCCTCTATGGAATATCAAATAAATatactataataaaaaaattagcaaTCACGTATGAGTTTTACTTTTGATTGTTCATTCAAGGTTTATCTTTTGCATATGTCATAGTTTAATCTTGATTGACACCACACTCATTCGACTCTAGAGAAATTAAATCTTATATGATTGCATTAGAACAATTTCGTTCCAATGTTTAAATTAATTTTGGGTTCAGACGATTCAATGAATGTTTCaaataatattgaaaaaaatattcAGAAGCATACTTAAGAGAGCCCTTTTATAATGGGCTCTCATAACCATTATTCCTGTGATTGATACCAATTACGAGAATGATTGTTCGTTTATCTTGTGCTTAATCGCGATTGTGTTGCATTGATATTTAGGTGACAAATTATAATTGTATTGCATTCATGTTGAGGTGACAACCACACGACACTATGGTATTGATTAATATGACATGAGGTGTTAATCACGTAGTATTAATATGTCGATCATATGGTGTTGTAGTATTGTTGATATGTTTCTAAAATATATTTAACATGATTAATGATGACTCAAAATAAGTTCTAATCTCATCTTGAAAAAAAAACCTTAATAAGGAGGAGAAATAAGAATTTATTCAAAAACTACCCATCTCGTTATTATTATTCATCATCTCAAACTCTAGCAACTTGAAAGTCCATCATTTTATATATTATAcaagaacaaataaataaataagaaataggTAAATAAAtagatgtatatacacatattcaATATCATGAGATTATGGATGTAACAAATGAAAGTAATGATTAATCTAATTATTTTACACTTATTTATAATAATCCCATTTTAAGTCTTATCAACccctccacctctctctctctctctctctctctctctctctccagcttATGAGTTGGCACGGTCGGTGGTGGCTTATAGGCTGGGCCCATCCTGAGGTAGCCCACATCATGTGAGCCGGACCGGTTGGGAGTCGTAAATAGAAAGCGCTCGAATGCAGCCGGCTGGACCGGTTGTGGCTCGATTCGGTGATATTTAGGGTTCGCCCTCTTTTAAGTAGAAGACGCTGGATCGCTTCCCCTCCGCGTCCCATTGCCCTCTCCCTCGCTCGCTCACTTCTTTCAAGCCCTAAAGCTCATCTCCGATTCGCGTCACCTGTTTCTTGTAGGTTGTTCAATTGCATGATGATTCTCCTGCCAGGATTAGATCTGTAGTTTTGTTCCCTTTTGTTATGGATGGATCTCATTGGGTTTTGCTGCCTATCTCTGGGCGTCGACTATGCTATTGCCGATGAGGACCTTATTTTTTACTGCAATATTGTGTTATCCATTCCATTTGTGTTTGTGGTCGACTATTGATTCGATAGAACAAACCCCCATCTTTTCCGTAGTGGTTTACTTGTGTGAAGATGTATTTGGTTTTAATTGGATCATTCTTTTAGCAAAGTTGGTAGCTTTTTTTCTTTAAAACACTTAAATGTCTCTTTTTTTCCTTCACTTAAAAGTGGGCTAATAATTTACTATAGTGACATCTTGTTCTATCTCATATTGTGATTGTTTTATTGAAATTTTAGCACTGTGGTTGTGAAACTGATGATGTTATACGTTGGAATACCCAAACTTAGATCTTTCCATCTTGTACCTGCAGGAGGcgggatatttatttatttgaaagcaATGGCTGTTGTTTTCCACAATCTCAATGGTGCGTCTGGCCTCCAGAAACTCAATGACTATCTTCTTACCCGCAGTTATATTactgggtaggtgtttggatGCTTTGGTTCCTGCTGATAAATATCTGCTGCTTTGATCATGGTATCTCATATTCGCTTGGGTTTGTTTCAGTTACCAAGCTTCAAATGATGATATTGCTGTGTATGGTGCACTTAATGCAGCTCTGTCTTCGGACTATATCAATGTAGCTAGGTGGTATAACCACATTGATGCTCTTCTCAAGTTGTGGTATGTGCTTGTCTTGGTTTTGTTCAATCTGAATGTATTGATCATCGCCTGTTGTTGACCTATGTGATGTGATCAGTGGTATCTCTGAGGAAGGCAATGGTGTGAAGATTGAATCATTTGAGGAGGCCCCATGCTCCCGTGTTGCTGGTGGCAAGGTGACATTTGAATTTTAAATAGCTTGTAGTGCATAGTATTTTACTGGTTTCGTTACATTGCTTTAGCATATTTTTCTATGAATGCAAATTGCACGACACTATTCAAAATTGTCGTACGTCCAATGTTCTATATATAATATGATAAGTTACTTGATGAGTTAATTTTCTAATTGTGATCTGAAAATTCAGGCCTCAGCAgcggaggatgatgatgatgacatggaTTTGTTTGGTGAAGAGACTGAAGAGGAAAAGAAGGCAGCTGAAGAGCGTGCAGCAGCTGTCAAAGCATCtggaaagaagaaagaatgtaAGTTGGATACATTTTCAAGTGTGCATTTTTATAGTTATGTTGGCTTCTGTTTCATGGCATGCATTTTGGCTGTCAAACATGCTTGTTGTGTTTTTTCCTTGAATTTTGTGAGCATGAACATATACATTTTGGTTGTTATATTCTCATCATAAACATTGTCTTAGCTGAGGATCTTTTCCCATGTGCAGCTGGAAAGTCTTCAGTACTTCTTGATGTAAaaccatgggatgatgaaacagacatgcaaaagcttgaagaagctgTAAGGAGTGTCAAGATGGAAGGTTTGCTTTGGGGAGCCTGTATGTAGCCCATTTCTCTCAAACAGCACTGAGCTAAATTTGTCATTTCACTTTAATTCAGTATTTAGGAAGCACATTTCTGTCTTAATCTGATCATATCTTGTTGAACATGCAGCAAAACTTGCCCCAGTTGGGTATGGTATCAAAAAATTGCAGATCATGTTGACTATTGTGGATGACTTGGTCTCTGTTGACAACATTATTGAGGACTATCTCTTGGTTGAACCAGCAAATGAGTACATCCAGAGCTGTGATATTGTggcattcaacaaaatatgtaagTGCTTAATTTGTAATTGTGCTCTGTGCATCCATCTCTTATTGCCACtttcgaaatatgattaaactatcCTTTATAGGCGAAAAGGTTTATTTGCCCCGGAAAATTTTCTTCGTAAGGGAATTTTTATGTTATGTTAATGTGTCAATGTTGTCCGACCAAAATATCTGCCTACAATCTTATTTTCAGTTGCAATAATTGAGCTGTTATTTAGCTGCTTTGAATACCTTTAGTTCTCCTCATCTAAATTCAATTTTTTGACTTGAAAGTCAAATATCTTGAACCAATAACTTCTGTTAGTATCAAGACTATTTAAACTGGTGGGCATTATTTTTACCATGGCCTTTCACCTCACATTTTGTCACTACCTGTTATGGAACCATCCTGCAAGATTTTTTGAGCCAACGTGTGAATGAAAAATGTTGTCCAATCCATGACAATAACTTCTGTTTGTTCATACAATTTATTTAAAACCCATGCCACAGTTCTTGGTCCACTATTTTTTACCCATATAAAGTTTCATTGAGggagtaaataatttttttattttcgaaaTGTGATTCTTTCTCTAGTTCAACTTCTTTTTCGCATGACTTTttgtattaaaaaaaattcatactcttaaaactggaatttcttaccCCTTTTATTTATAAAATGTACCAAAAATAATGATCATTCTATCgagaaaaatcttttttttggTACTGTTTAGTTCATTTTTAAGACTTCTTTGTACCTTTTTCCAATATCATTATAGTGTTATATCCTTCTGTTTGCATGCCACTTCTCACCTTTAACCTTTGCCCTGATTTTTTAATAGGCGATGAATTGTTTGTTAATCATTTtattcttgatatatatataaggaGTGCTTTTGAAACTACTGCAAGATCTTGATGGTATTCAACTTTGGCACATGTCCTTTATCTTTCTGAATACTTGGGAACAGAGTTatgatttttatttcttaaataaGATCAAGGTCTTCTAAGTTGATATTTCATCAGTTGATGTCGAAATGATTTTATGCTAAATTCTCAAGCTTTTGGACTATATTTTTATTTAGTAAGCTATAAAATGCAATTATCAGGCTATACTCTTCTGAATATACCATTTCTTAGATGGGAATGTGTTATAAGTTGTGGTATTATCCAAAAATGACATTGAGATTATCAACCATCTTATAATTAGCTGTAAAAAACATAGCTGAAAGTTGTGCTTTTATTAGTATTTCTTTCATAAATGGCATCAGCTATGGTATTTTTCTTCGGCCAAGCAGTTAGGTTTATGTTTTGCACAAGCCTAAAAATTCTTACCTAGCGTAGGTTTTGTTCCAAGCTGTGAATCACAGATACAGATATGGGATGCATGATTTTGATGCTTcaacttttcaaattttgaatgaCAGTATGGCAAAGATACAACAATAGAAAATTTTTCAAAGCTAATTGCATTCATTGTATATAAACCTTTAACAAAGTGTATAATTAACTTATTATTGAGAAGCTATTtttttaatgacataattatGCAGTGATGTATGGAAGGTAAAATAAAAGTTTCTGAGAGAGTCAACTAAATTATgcaatcataatctgattctccaTACAagcatcaattttattttatttttcaaaaatcatatgtCCATCCTGTTCATCATCAAATGGTCTGacaccaaaataaaaaaaaacaaggtCCTCAGAAGAGGTGATAACCTATTTTGAAGTAACAAAGTGCTTGACAGTTCTAAAGTATCAAACCTGTATACAAAAAGTACCCAAGCGCCATGCTGTGCATATGATTGGTATGTTCAAGAATTTTGGTCTCATAGTTTCCATGATGGACTGTTGTACTTTTGTGGCTTATGTAGTTGGTTGATCTGGTTATTTCTGTGTAGTTGGTTGCACTACCTTATATTGCATCTATCGAC encodes:
- the LOC103987544 gene encoding elongation factor 1-delta 1; protein product: MAVVFHNLNGASGLQKLNDYLLTRSYITGYQASNDDIAVYGALNAALSSDYINVARWYNHIDALLKLCGISEEGNGVKIESFEEAPCSRVAGGKASAAEDDDDDMDLFGEETEEEKKAAEERAAAVKASGKKKESGKSSVLLDVKPWDDETDMQKLEEAVRSVKMEGLLWGASKLAPVGYGIKKLQIMLTIVDDLVSVDNIIEDYLLVEPANEYIQSCDIVAFNKI